One Nitrospirota bacterium genomic window carries:
- a CDS encoding DUF116 domain-containing protein, with translation MWVKFKIFWVKFLRAFTLKVLYPFLMLIGAFLKSKKESFQDFIININNNLVMKLGIKTSKLLIMLPHCIQIDKCDIRITNDINNCKRCGRCNVKDLIAVAENCNLKLYVATGGSLARKLVKDIRPDAIVAVACQRDLSSGIADSHPLPVIGVQNERPFGPCYNTKVSVEKVQEAIKTFLQ, from the coding sequence ATGTGGGTTAAATTTAAAATATTTTGGGTTAAATTTTTGCGTGCCTTTACACTAAAGGTGCTCTATCCGTTTCTTATGCTAATAGGGGCGTTCCTAAAAAGCAAAAAAGAATCGTTTCAGGATTTCATTATAAACATTAATAATAACCTTGTGATGAAACTTGGCATTAAGACCTCAAAACTCCTGATTATGTTACCTCACTGTATTCAGATTGATAAGTGTGACATTCGGATTACCAATGACATAAATAACTGCAAGAGGTGCGGCAGGTGTAACGTCAAAGACTTAATAGCCGTGGCAGAGAACTGTAACCTCAAACTCTATGTGGCAACAGGCGGCTCTCTAGCAAGAAAACTGGTTAAAGACATCCGTCCGGATGCCATAGTGGCTGTTGCCTGTCAACGGGACTTAAGCAGCGGGATAGCTGATTCACACCCGCTGCCTGTCATTGGAGTACAAAACGAAAGGCCGTTTGGCCCATGCTATAACACAAAAGTCAGCGTTGAAAAAGTGCAGGAAGCGATAAAGACATTTCTACAATGA
- a CDS encoding DsrE/DsrF/DrsH-like family protein: MAAQKKRMAIIASKGTLDMAYPPLILASTAAAMDVDVQIFFTLYGVDIINKKKYRNLQVAPIGNPAMPSPIPMPNIIGMLPGMTPMATMMMKSMIKKINWPSIPELVDACREVDVRMIACTPTIEMTGISKDDLVDGVVLAGAAEFLNFALDANISLFI, translated from the coding sequence ATGGCGGCACAAAAAAAGAGAATGGCAATAATAGCAAGCAAAGGGACTTTGGATATGGCCTATCCTCCGTTAATTCTTGCTTCTACCGCAGCGGCAATGGACGTTGATGTGCAAATATTTTTTACTCTTTACGGTGTGGATATAATAAATAAGAAGAAGTACCGTAATCTTCAGGTGGCGCCGATAGGCAACCCTGCTATGCCCTCCCCTATTCCTATGCCAAACATAATTGGAATGCTGCCCGGTATGACGCCCATGGCAACCATGATGATGAAAAGCATGATTAAGAAGATCAACTGGCCTAGTATTCCTGAGCTTGTTGACGCTTGCCGTGAGGTTGATGTCAGAATGATAGCCTGTACGCCTACAATTGAGATGACCGGCATATCTAAGGATGACCTTGTAGATGGTGTTGTACTTGCCGGTGCTGCAGAGTTCCTTAACTTTGCTCTTGACGCTAACATCAGCTTGTTTATCTAA
- a CDS encoding c-type cytochrome, translated as MQSSVIKTAWYLIILSVLFWPQLSKTSYGAEVDTGKKVFESRCAICHGFKGDGNGVIGIVEKGVVGDKLWSVYPRDLTVGVFKFRSTPSGCLPTQADLEHIVSQGITRAAMPSHKDVSKADVDAVIEYVKTLSTRWKEEAPCKPFTAAKPAWVGSAESAKKGQEVFEKMKCWECHGKEGKGDGPKSQDIKDDSGKPILPFNFTTGELKRGSTPENVYMTFTTGLDGTGMPSYEDSLNEEQRWNLVSYTLKLMKK; from the coding sequence ATGCAGAGTTCTGTAATCAAAACAGCGTGGTATCTTATCATCCTAAGTGTGTTGTTTTGGCCACAATTATCTAAGACATCATACGGGGCTGAGGTGGATACCGGCAAAAAAGTTTTTGAAAGCCGCTGTGCCATTTGTCATGGTTTTAAGGGGGATGGTAATGGTGTCATTGGAATTGTGGAAAAAGGAGTTGTTGGGGATAAGTTGTGGTCGGTCTATCCACGTGACTTAACTGTTGGCGTGTTTAAGTTTAGATCAACACCCTCTGGCTGCCTTCCCACTCAGGCCGATCTTGAGCACATAGTCTCACAAGGAATTACAAGAGCGGCAATGCCATCCCATAAGGATGTTTCTAAGGCAGACGTTGACGCGGTCATCGAGTATGTGAAGACATTATCAACTCGATGGAAAGAGGAGGCACCTTGTAAACCTTTTACAGCAGCAAAACCCGCATGGGTTGGTTCTGCCGAATCTGCTAAAAAAGGGCAGGAAGTGTTTGAGAAGATGAAGTGCTGGGAGTGTCATGGTAAAGAGGGTAAAGGAGACGGCCCCAAGTCACAAGACATCAAAGACGACTCAGGGAAACCAATCTTGCCGTTTAATTTTACCACAGGGGAGCTTAAGCGCGGCTCAACGCCGGAGAATGTCTATATGACTTTCACAACCGGACTGGATGGCACCGGAATGCCCTCTTATGAGGATTCCTTAAACGAGGAACAGCGTTGGAATCTGGTATCTTATACGCTAAAACTTATGAAAAAATAA
- a CDS encoding molybdopterin-dependent oxidoreductase: protein MANLSRRNFLKTTGGGLLLTLAGGTEALAMHALEPAVNVANPLSHYPARDWEKLYRDIYKADSSYIFMCTPNCTHNCYLRAYVKNGVVVRVGPSQNYHKATDVYGTKASQRWDPRHCNKGISLVRRFYGDRRVKTPMIRKGFLEWVEKGFPRDQNGIPPKEMFRRGEDTYVAVPWDKAFEVAAKTFHELAKTYSGDKGAELLKQQDYDEAMIKRTEGAGTRTMKFRGGMPVLGSMKLFGQYRFANSMALLDKQVRNVSEDKAVGGVGLDNYTWHTDLPPGHPMVCGQQTIDFDLVNVEYCDVVACWGINWISTKMPDGHWLTEARMKGKKVIVITTEYSSTCSKADEIVIIRPGTDPALSLGIAHVLIKENLYDKKFVKTHTDLPMLVRMDTGNMCKAADVIKDYKQKELTLKKIVKDKGDLPKPAQTNVGMPGVTEEMRNSWGDFVMWDTKSGKPVAVSSDDVGEHFHKLGIDPALEGEFTVTIDGKDVKVRPVFDVIKQHLFDTWTPENTSKVTWAPVSAIHSLARQFAKNPEKVLFTVGMGPNQMFNADQKDRGIFLVAALTRNVGFVGGNVGSYAGNYRAAYFNGMPQYMAENPFDITLDPSKPAKMKPLFALQSAHYYSHGDQPLKVHGHYFNGKTHMPFPTKSLWFTASNSLLGNAKGHYELVMNLLRHPAYRAKGMHKRMLDAVFVNEWWWNGSCEYSDIVFAADSWAEYNVHDMTQSCTNPFMQVMPLTEIKRIHNTKSDTEIYQGVAHAMGKITNDKRFDDYWALISAPHKAKPYIQRVLSHSNMFKGYDIEDLLVKAKDGIPAMMMGRTYPKFIGYEQSNESKPWYTKSGRLEFYRDEQEFKDYGESIPLHREPIDATFYEPNVIVASPHPLIKPKTPEAYGWPSSDLSRETRQARNVVYTVDQLLKTEHPLIKDKYNFIWLTPKYRHSVHTMFADLDYLSVWWGPFGDIYRKDKRKPWVGEGYIDMHPEDAKAYGIEDGDYVWVDADPEDMPFKGWQERPNEYKVSRCMLRARYYPGTPRGVTRTWFNMYMASFGSVKGHESRKDGLAKSPATGYQSMYRYGGHQSGTRSWLRPTLLTDTLVRKELMGQATGQGFCPDVHCANGAPRESFVKFSKAEDGGESGKGKWRPVTLGGRPTHESDTFKKYLSGQYVS, encoded by the coding sequence ATGGCCAATTTATCACGAAGAAATTTTTTAAAAACAACCGGCGGCGGATTACTGCTGACACTGGCAGGGGGCACTGAGGCCTTAGCCATGCATGCCCTTGAGCCTGCCGTTAATGTGGCTAATCCGCTTAGCCATTACCCTGCGCGCGATTGGGAAAAACTCTACAGGGATATTTATAAGGCAGATTCAAGTTACATTTTCATGTGCACACCCAACTGCACGCATAACTGCTACCTCAGGGCTTACGTGAAAAACGGCGTTGTAGTCCGTGTCGGGCCGTCTCAGAACTACCACAAGGCAACCGATGTGTATGGAACGAAAGCCTCCCAGCGATGGGATCCAAGACACTGTAACAAGGGGATTTCGTTAGTGAGGCGTTTTTACGGAGACCGACGGGTAAAAACCCCTATGATACGTAAGGGATTTCTTGAGTGGGTGGAAAAAGGTTTCCCGCGTGATCAAAACGGAATACCGCCAAAGGAAATGTTTCGCCGCGGCGAGGATACCTATGTTGCGGTACCATGGGACAAAGCGTTTGAGGTAGCGGCAAAAACTTTCCATGAACTGGCAAAAACTTATTCAGGTGATAAGGGAGCAGAGCTTCTTAAGCAGCAAGACTACGACGAGGCTATGATTAAGCGTACAGAAGGGGCTGGCACCAGAACCATGAAGTTCAGGGGCGGTATGCCGGTTCTTGGCTCTATGAAACTCTTTGGCCAGTACAGGTTTGCCAATTCAATGGCTCTACTGGACAAGCAGGTCAGAAACGTAAGTGAAGACAAGGCCGTTGGCGGCGTTGGACTGGATAACTACACGTGGCACACCGACTTGCCCCCAGGACACCCCATGGTGTGCGGCCAGCAGACTATTGACTTTGATTTGGTAAATGTTGAGTACTGTGACGTCGTAGCCTGCTGGGGTATAAACTGGATTTCCACAAAGATGCCTGATGGCCACTGGCTTACAGAGGCTCGCATGAAGGGCAAAAAGGTCATTGTTATAACTACTGAGTACAGCTCCACCTGCAGCAAAGCCGACGAGATTGTAATTATAAGACCAGGCACCGACCCTGCTCTGTCCCTTGGCATAGCTCATGTGTTAATTAAAGAAAACCTCTATGACAAGAAATTTGTCAAAACACATACAGACCTTCCTATGCTTGTACGGATGGACACCGGCAACATGTGTAAGGCAGCCGATGTAATTAAAGATTACAAGCAGAAGGAACTTACACTGAAAAAGATAGTTAAAGATAAGGGAGACTTGCCAAAACCTGCACAAACAAACGTGGGGATGCCTGGTGTCACAGAGGAAATGCGCAACTCATGGGGCGATTTCGTCATGTGGGACACAAAAAGCGGAAAACCTGTTGCCGTAAGCAGTGACGACGTAGGCGAGCATTTCCATAAATTGGGCATTGACCCTGCCTTAGAGGGCGAATTTACCGTCACAATAGACGGCAAGGATGTAAAAGTACGCCCCGTGTTTGATGTTATTAAACAACACCTGTTTGATACATGGACGCCTGAAAACACCTCAAAAGTAACGTGGGCGCCTGTTTCTGCCATACACAGCCTTGCCAGACAATTTGCCAAAAACCCTGAGAAAGTCCTTTTTACAGTTGGCATGGGACCAAACCAGATGTTTAATGCAGATCAGAAGGACAGGGGAATATTTTTAGTAGCGGCTCTGACAAGAAACGTTGGGTTTGTCGGCGGAAATGTAGGCAGTTATGCCGGTAACTACCGTGCAGCATACTTTAACGGAATGCCACAGTACATGGCGGAAAATCCCTTTGATATAACGTTGGATCCTTCAAAGCCGGCAAAGATGAAACCATTGTTTGCATTGCAGTCGGCTCATTACTATTCGCACGGCGATCAACCGTTGAAAGTGCATGGCCACTACTTCAATGGAAAAACCCACATGCCGTTTCCAACTAAATCATTATGGTTTACAGCCTCAAACTCATTACTGGGTAACGCCAAGGGCCATTACGAATTGGTGATGAACCTGCTACGCCATCCGGCATATCGCGCTAAGGGAATGCACAAGCGTATGCTCGATGCGGTGTTTGTAAACGAGTGGTGGTGGAACGGCTCCTGCGAGTATTCAGATATCGTGTTTGCAGCAGACAGCTGGGCCGAGTACAATGTCCACGACATGACTCAGTCCTGCACCAATCCCTTTATGCAGGTCATGCCGCTTACAGAAATCAAACGCATTCACAATACAAAGAGTGATACGGAAATCTATCAGGGTGTCGCCCATGCGATGGGAAAAATCACTAATGATAAGCGCTTCGATGATTACTGGGCACTTATCAGCGCTCCGCACAAGGCTAAACCATATATACAGCGCGTGCTGAGCCACTCTAACATGTTTAAGGGCTACGATATAGAGGATCTGCTGGTGAAAGCTAAAGACGGAATCCCTGCCATGATGATGGGCAGAACCTATCCAAAATTTATTGGCTACGAGCAAAGTAATGAATCGAAACCCTGGTACACCAAAAGCGGACGCCTTGAGTTTTATCGCGATGAGCAGGAGTTTAAAGACTATGGCGAGAGCATACCTCTTCACCGTGAACCCATTGATGCCACATTTTATGAGCCTAATGTTATTGTAGCCTCACCGCATCCTCTGATAAAACCAAAAACACCGGAGGCTTACGGCTGGCCAAGCAGTGACCTTAGCCGTGAAACGCGGCAGGCACGAAACGTGGTTTACACAGTGGATCAACTGTTAAAGACAGAGCATCCGCTTATAAAGGATAAGTACAATTTCATATGGCTAACGCCAAAATATCGCCACAGTGTCCACACCATGTTTGCCGACCTGGATTATCTGTCTGTGTGGTGGGGGCCATTTGGCGACATATACCGCAAGGATAAGCGTAAACCGTGGGTAGGCGAGGGATACATTGACATGCACCCGGAGGACGCTAAAGCCTACGGAATTGAGGACGGCGATTATGTGTGGGTTGATGCCGACCCTGAGGACATGCCGTTTAAGGGCTGGCAGGAGCGTCCAAATGAGTACAAAGTGTCTCGCTGTATGCTTAGGGCAAGGTATTATCCCGGCACTCCGCGCGGAGTCACAAGAACGTGGTTTAATATGTATATGGCCTCATTTGGCTCTGTAAAGGGACATGAGAGCAGAAAGGATGGACTTGCTAAGAGTCCTGCCACAGGTTACCAGTCCATGTATCGTTACGGCGGACACCAAAGCGGCACACGCTCGTGGCTTAGACCTACGCTTCTTACCGATACCCTGGTTCGTAAAGAACTAATGGGGCAGGCAACCGGACAGGGTTTTTGCCCGGATGTACATTGCGCAAACGGCGCTCCTCGTGAGTCTTTTGTCAAGTTTTCCAAAGCTGAGGACGGTGGCGAAAGTGGCAAGGGTAAGTGGAGACCTGTGACTTTAGGCGGACGCCCTACGCATGAAAGCGACACCTTTAAAAAATATCTGAGTGGACAGTATGTCAGCTAA
- a CDS encoding dehydrogenase: protein MEDVFNWQINRNMKYPYSAAMPEKQFAAVFDINKCIGCQTCSITCKTTWTAGRGQEYMFWNNVESKPYGGYPLYWDSKLLEKIGGGKWNNNTYAGKTIFEKAAEENKSVEGFLPALEDWSYPNMGEDEIYGGSVTQGMHIESLPHPIWFFYLPRICNHCSYPACVAACPRKSVYKRPEDGIVLIDQSRCQGYRQCVAGCPYKKPMYNATTNRSEKCVACYPKTEAGLHTQCMEHCIGKVRIQGWISPPDKADPNNPIDYLVHVKKIAHPLYPQFGTQPNIYYIPPIHVPSPYLTQMFGTGVDAAIKAYKAAPSDTTLKGLLVLFGSCAELMTKFEVKNDIAIGYNSKGDIVAQAPIQEPHVIRDHYDKARDVYRLDVT, encoded by the coding sequence ATGGAAGACGTCTTTAACTGGCAAATAAACCGGAACATGAAGTATCCATATTCAGCAGCAATGCCGGAAAAACAATTTGCCGCAGTTTTTGACATAAATAAGTGCATAGGATGCCAGACATGCTCCATCACCTGTAAGACAACCTGGACGGCAGGACGCGGACAAGAGTATATGTTTTGGAATAATGTTGAATCTAAACCTTACGGCGGATACCCACTGTACTGGGATTCTAAACTGTTAGAGAAAATTGGCGGCGGTAAGTGGAACAACAACACTTATGCCGGTAAGACAATTTTTGAAAAGGCTGCCGAGGAAAACAAAAGCGTTGAGGGGTTTTTACCTGCCCTTGAAGACTGGTCCTACCCTAACATGGGTGAGGATGAAATCTATGGCGGCAGTGTAACACAGGGGATGCACATAGAGTCGCTTCCGCATCCGATCTGGTTTTTCTATCTGCCCAGAATCTGTAACCACTGCAGTTATCCAGCCTGTGTTGCCGCCTGTCCGCGCAAATCGGTCTATAAACGGCCAGAAGACGGCATAGTGCTGATAGACCAGTCCCGCTGTCAGGGCTACAGACAGTGTGTAGCGGGCTGCCCATACAAAAAACCGATGTACAATGCCACTACCAACAGGAGTGAGAAGTGTGTGGCCTGTTATCCAAAGACAGAGGCTGGCCTTCACACCCAGTGTATGGAACACTGCATAGGGAAAGTCAGAATTCAGGGCTGGATAAGCCCACCTGATAAGGCTGACCCAAATAACCCGATAGACTACCTTGTGCATGTTAAAAAAATTGCGCACCCTCTGTATCCACAGTTTGGCACTCAGCCTAACATCTACTACATACCTCCTATTCATGTTCCTTCACCGTATCTGACACAGATGTTTGGAACGGGCGTGGATGCCGCAATTAAAGCCTATAAGGCAGCGCCCTCAGATACCACTCTGAAGGGGCTATTGGTTTTATTTGGCAGTTGTGCCGAGCTTATGACTAAATTTGAAGTTAAAAACGACATCGCTATCGGTTACAACAGCAAAGGGGACATTGTTGCACAAGCACCGATACAAGAGCCCCATGTTATTAGGGATCATTACGACAAGGCCCGTGACGTATATCGTCTGGATGTAACTTAA
- a CDS encoding molecular chaperone TorD family protein, whose amino-acid sequence MMTNLAIEAVEYEQATAVVRSRIYGLLAAGFRQMTEEHFQELSHHYVHSWKDVVGFLAAGEGHFLPLVDSISEALKTSTFDTLYEEYNSLFLSFGRTFVTPYEMECMRDTPQHSLTSQAELADVAGFYNAFGLNTATDVPERVDHISTELEFMHVMALKEATALENANTEHIEIVQHGQQKFMSDHLGRWAKRFTEAVIAIGDTGSFYHVLAKMLSIWVDIDNSLLFDEK is encoded by the coding sequence ATGATGACTAATTTAGCTATAGAAGCTGTAGAATATGAACAGGCGACCGCTGTCGTAAGAAGCCGTATTTATGGTTTACTGGCAGCAGGGTTTCGCCAGATGACAGAGGAGCATTTTCAGGAGCTGTCTCATCATTACGTACACTCGTGGAAAGATGTTGTGGGGTTTTTAGCAGCGGGCGAGGGGCATTTCCTGCCCCTCGTTGATTCCATCTCAGAGGCTTTAAAAACCAGCACTTTCGACACCCTGTATGAGGAGTATAATAGTCTGTTTTTGTCGTTTGGGCGGACTTTTGTAACGCCGTATGAGATGGAATGTATGAGGGACACACCTCAGCACTCCCTCACTTCACAAGCGGAGCTTGCCGATGTGGCAGGCTTTTACAATGCCTTTGGCCTTAACACGGCAACTGACGTGCCCGAGCGGGTTGATCACATATCAACCGAGCTTGAGTTTATGCACGTGATGGCGCTAAAGGAGGCCACTGCACTTGAGAATGCCAACACTGAACACATAGAAATAGTACAGCATGGGCAACAGAAATTTATGTCCGACCACCTCGGCCGCTGGGCTAAAAGATTTACCGAAGCGGTTATAGCCATCGGTGATACAGGCAGTTTTTACCATGTGCTAGCAAAAATGCTCAGTATTTGGGTTGATATTGACAACTCATTACTCTTCGATGAAAAATAG
- the alr gene encoding alanine racemase codes for MFAVRGPVVEIDLSALRHNYAVLDKRCGGRPVIAVVKADAYGHGAVAVSLALEAAGVHSFGVAFLSEAVELREAGVKKPVLVLFDNPEPEEIVRYALTPIARNETDCRILSDYALSKNIRIKIHVDIDTGMGRLGFAYDECVDKLINLTAFKGIEVTGFMSHFSEADLNNRDFAQHQLDRFLEIRKVVSQYYTSAIWHFANSAAVLTFAASHLDAVRPGLMLYGSNPMACQSDINCDEFLKPVMTVKSRFVDIRKVSNGKSISYGRTFITKRDSLIGVLSVGYADGYPRMLSNIGRVIVNGKYAPIVGRVCMDLTMVDLTDISDFNETAEVTLIGSDGQCKITACELAALSGTIPYEIVISLGKNKNKKYLYQ; via the coding sequence GTGTTTGCTGTGAGAGGACCGGTTGTTGAAATAGACTTATCTGCACTGCGGCATAATTATGCAGTTTTAGATAAACGATGTGGGGGACGCCCTGTAATAGCTGTCGTTAAGGCTGATGCTTATGGCCATGGTGCGGTGGCGGTGTCCTTAGCGCTTGAGGCCGCAGGCGTTCATTCCTTTGGAGTTGCCTTTTTGTCTGAGGCTGTTGAGTTAAGGGAGGCTGGTGTAAAAAAGCCCGTGCTTGTTCTTTTTGACAACCCTGAACCTGAAGAAATTGTCCGATATGCCCTTACCCCTATAGCCAGAAACGAAACTGACTGCCGTATTCTCAGTGATTATGCTTTAAGTAAAAATATAAGAATCAAAATTCATGTTGATATTGATACCGGTATGGGCAGGCTTGGCTTTGCTTACGATGAGTGTGTTGACAAACTGATAAACCTTACCGCTTTTAAGGGTATAGAGGTTACCGGGTTTATGAGCCATTTTTCAGAGGCTGATCTGAACAACAGAGATTTTGCACAACATCAACTGGACAGATTTCTTGAAATACGCAAAGTAGTTTCCCAGTACTACACAAGCGCTATATGGCATTTTGCAAACAGTGCAGCAGTGCTTACTTTTGCTGCTTCTCATCTTGATGCGGTGCGCCCAGGGCTTATGCTCTATGGCAGTAACCCCATGGCCTGCCAGTCCGATATAAATTGTGACGAATTTTTAAAGCCTGTGATGACAGTTAAAAGCCGCTTTGTAGATATCAGAAAGGTATCTAACGGGAAATCCATAAGCTATGGCCGCACATTTATTACAAAACGGGATAGTCTTATCGGGGTGCTTTCTGTTGGATACGCTGACGGTTACCCGCGGATGTTGTCAAACATTGGCAGGGTTATCGTAAACGGCAAGTATGCTCCGATAGTTGGCAGGGTTTGTATGGATTTAACCATGGTGGATTTAACAGATATTTCAGATTTTAACGAAACTGCCGAGGTCACACTAATTGGCTCTGACGGGCAGTGTAAAATCACAGCCTGTGAACTTGCTGCACTTTCCGGCACTATTCCGTATGAGATTGTTATATCCCTGGGCAAAAACAAGAATAAGAAATATCTTTACCAATAA